One genomic region from Onychostoma macrolepis isolate SWU-2019 chromosome 23, ASM1243209v1, whole genome shotgun sequence encodes:
- the LOC131532100 gene encoding RING finger protein 223, whose translation MEPSPAVWHTQVVPLETDLERVSTHPECSICFNTYDNVFKTPKQLDCTHTFCLECLSRIMTTSMDPQNSKISCPFCRQPTTIPKKGPPALTTSQEVLCRLPIHQQQEEPVWMDGERLCYQRPIDIPGVPAFCICVDIGASGQSGVSSSQTRPRLGLLERLMDWKRLLLFIFLMMLLLGIVLWPLQCIVTTGSMRCAPQNLETSTTTPSTTTVNV comes from the coding sequence ATGGAGCCGAGCCCTGCGGTGTGGCACACCCAGGTGGTCCCGCTAGAAACAGACCTGGAGAGGGTGAGCACTCATCCCGAGTGCTCCATCTGCTTCAACACCTACGACAACGTCTTCAAAACACCAAAACAGTTGGACTGCACTCACACCTTCTGCCTCGAGTGCCTCTCCCGCATTATGACCACCTCCATGGACCCCCAAAACTCTAAAATCTCCTGCCCTTTCTGCCGCCAGCCCACTACCATCCCAAAAAAAGGGCCTCCGGCTTTGACCACCAGCCAGGAGGTGCTGTGTCGCCTCCCCATCCACCAGCAGCAAGAGGAGCCCGTGTGGATGGACGGAGAGAGGCTGTGCTACCAACGGCCAATAGATATTCCAGGCGTGCCAGCATTCTGCATCTGTGTCGATATTGGCGCCAGTGGACAAAGCGGCGTATCTTCTTCCCAAACTCGACCGCGACTTGGGCTTCTTGAACGGCTGATGGATTGGAAGCGTTTGCTGCTCTTTATATTCCTCATGATGCTGCTGCTGGGGATCGTTCTGTGGCCCCTGCAGTGCATCGTCACGACGGGCTCCATGCGCTGTGCGCCCCAGAACTTGGAGACATCTACTACCACACCTTCTACTACTACAGTCAATGTATAA